The Rhinoraja longicauda isolate Sanriku21f chromosome 7, sRhiLon1.1, whole genome shotgun sequence genomic sequence TGCGTTACTGTCACCCGCGTCCGAATGGTCCGTGATCTCTGCAGCGTCAGGCGCAGGGTGCTCCGGGATCATCAAGGCACTGGGCAGAGGGTGGTTGTGTATCTCTGTGACTGTAGCCTCTGGGTGGTGTTGGATCACCACTATGGTGGACCCCGGATGCTGGTGTATCTGGGCCGTCACGCACGCAGGATGCTGCTGTACCTCCGCAGCGGCGGGCTCAGGATGGTCCTGGACGACGCAGGCACTGGATTCCTCAGCGACGGGCTCAGAATAGTGCTGCATCGTCGCGGTCGCAGGCTCGAGGTCGCTAGGAATGACCATGGCACAAGGCTCCGAATGCTGTACCTCAGAGGTGGCAGACTCCAAGTGGAGCTGTGTCTCTGAAATGACTGCCTCTGAAGGGTGCTGGATTACCGGGCCGCTAGGCTGAGGATGGTGCTGGATCTCTGTACTGGGAGGCTCGGGATCTTGGTGCATCTCTGTGGTGACCGATACTGACTGGGGTTGGATTTCCAAGACTACTGGCTCTGGGCATTGATGCATGGGCGTGTCACTTGGCTGcaactctgcctcacctggttCGGGAGGGTGCAGCTGGTCTGCAGCCACAGGTTCCAGACCGCTCTGCACATCTCCCTGCCCCGACTCTGGATGGCACAAAATCTCTGCCGTGACGGCTTCTGGCTGGTGTGGCAGTTCTATGGCAATGGGCTCCAGAGGTTGCTGCAAATCTGCGGTACTGGGCTCGGGGTACTGGTCCACCTGCATGACGCTCTCTTCTGCATGTTGGCTCAACCCTGCAGCACTGGTCTCGGGGTGATGCATCTCCTCCGCCCTGCCTTCAGGGTGATGCTGCAACTCCACAGTACCTCCCTCCATGTGGTGCTGCAACGTCACGGCCACCTCTTGCACGTGGTGGGGCAGCTCCACGGTGCCTCCCTCCAGCGGCGCCTCGAATGCCACCACCCGCATGTCCGAGTGGTGGCTCACCTCCACTACCTGGTGCTCCAGTGCCAAGCCGTTCACCTCGGAGCCCTGCTGTATCTCCATTCCGTTCACCTCGGAGCCCTGCTGTATCTCCATGccgttcacctccgagctgtgctgtatctccatgcCGTTCACCTCGGAGCCCTGCTGTATCTCCATGCCGTTCACCTCCACCACTGTGCCCTCCACGTGGTGCAGGACCTCGACGTTGCTTCCCACCGGTTCCTGCTCGGGCTCGGGCTCAGCCTCGGGCCCGGCCTCCTGCGGATGGTGCTGCAATTCCACGCCGCCTTCTGCCGGGTGCTGGGTGACGATCATGGTGCTGCCGGCGGGGAGCTGCTGCAGCTCCACGGTGCTCCCCTCCGGATGCTGGGCCACCTCAATGACACCCCTGCTCGCATCGCAGGCCTCCAGGATGGTTCCAGACGACGGGTGGTGCAACACGATCCCGCTGACCATGGTGTGACTCACCACCTCCATGCAGTCACCGTCTACCTCATACAGGGGGCCAGTGTCTGCAGCCAAACTACTTATTTCCACCTGGGTTCCGTCGCGATTGTTCACTTCCACCTGAACGCCATCCGCGTCCGCCATGTGAGCCAACTGCATTTTCTCCGGGTACAGCTTAGCGTAAGTGTCGACCATCATGTCATAGTCATGCTTGGCGTCGTAGTTAATGTGGATCAGTGCCAGGCTGCTGGTCCTTTCCTCGGCTGGAGTGGCTTTCAAGTAGGCTTTGAGTCGCCTCCTTCCAACGTCACACTTGTCCGTGTCCAGCTTAATGATCGGAAGGTTGGAGATGATCTTCAGCAAAGTGTAGACGTTTGGAAAGAACTTGATGTCCGGGTGACGAAGGGTATCAGATATCGTGCTTGGTAGCTTGACATCTCGGCTGCGATGTTTCCATTTGATCTTCCAGCAGTGCAGCTCCGCGGAGAGGGTTTCAGGATTTGGGAGGTCATCTTTGTACATGTCAGCCATGTTTTCCTCTCCCGTGTTATACTTCAGCTGTGCCATAACGGAGGGCACCAACGACAGGCACTTGAGGGCCCTTAGCTGCTGCTCAGCGAACATGTCCTCGATTTCTAAAATAATGTGATCCAGAAACGGGGCGGTGATGGCTTCCTTGTAGTAATTTTCCGGATTCTCCTCGGACATCTCTTCGTTCTGGGGCGGCCGACGGCATCTCCACGGCAACTTCAACTCGATCCCCATTTTGaaggacaggttggtggcttcctcgaGCCAGAACTCGTGGTACACTTCAATGTTGTCCCTCACCTCGTTCAGTGAGTGGAGGACGGCAGTCAGAGTGCTGGAGGCAAAGTAGGTGTCCAAAGCCTGAGCCTGGAGGTTTTTGCCGAAGGCCCTCGTGTAAGAGAGGACGTTCTTCAAGACCATGAGAGAGACGATTATTTCGAAGTCTCGCATGGTGGATGACAGCATGCTGGCTTGGGTCACTATTGCCGCATTCCACCTGCCGCATGTGTCGTAGCTGATCTCGTCCAGGCACGTCACCAGCACCTCGTAAATGTCCACCAGGATCTCAAAGGTGTTGTGCCTTTCGTACCAGTTGACCTGGAAGAGCTTTTTCAGCTCTTTCGCCTTTTCCTCGTTCGTTTGGTAGGCAGTATCAATGCCGACTTCAAAAACCTTCTGGAGCTGGGGCGATACACAAAAAAACGATACTATGTTATCCATCAAGTTCAGCACCATGTTGATACCAAAAATCAAGCTGGACTTGGCCATCCATATATTCAGCGGGTACGAGGAGCAGGGAGTACACAGTGCCTTTGGACACTGTTGGAGGATGCTCGCCACGACCACTTGCTTCTTGTAAGACATGGTCCCAGAGCCGTTGTAAGCTTGTCCACGACAGTAGTACATATTCAGCCCCCACTTCTCCGTGAGGGTTTCGTGGATCCGACTTGCCAAAAGCTCCCCTTCTAGCTCGCAGGGTAGGAACCCAACAAACTCTTGCCGCAGGGAGTCAGATTCATCTATGAACCTAATGAGCAGAGTGACGAAGTCAACCCCGGCTATGTTGATCACGTCATCGGTTATGATCGAGAAGAAGTTGCTGTCGCGGATTTCTCTCAGGACCTCCTCCCGTATGCACATCTCACAGATAtccaagaggtccttctgcaaggactttgggcaaTACACTGCGTTCACAGCAGTCGTCTCAAACCTCTTCCGTAGGACCTCGTCGCCTGCGTTCATTCTGAATTCCAGCAGTGCTTGGATGTTATCCGGACTACTGCACAAATTACCCACGTTTTCAGAGCCAGATCCTCCCAAGGGAACGTTTTGCCGCCccaacagcagtagagtttcaaATAAAACTTTGAGAAAttctttattctctctctcttcaggCGTCTGGCTCACAGGCTCTTGCAGAAGAGCAGAATCCTCAAGGCCTGTTGCACCCTCCAGGTCAGATTTCTCCAGTTCGTTGGCTGGCTCCTGCTTGCATTGTAGTCCTCTCAAGACATCACCGTCAGCTTAAAGATTAAAAAGAGATGTGAAACCTTTAATGCAAACATGTGAATGAGGAGCAGGCCCGGGTCACTCAGAACcaaagccagctccaccatttaatGAAATCACAGCTGATATGATTGCAGCAACAACTACAAGCTCCTGTACACCCCTGTTTATCAAAAATCTCTACATTAAAAGAATTCAGATTCAGCTTCCACTATTCTTTGGGGAAGAATGCAAAAAGTCACCTGAAAGAAACCATTTCCCTCATCTATTAGTCTGAAGACCCAAAAGGACATCTGtcctttacctccacagatgctgcctgatccgctgagtttctccagcactgctttactgaagactccagcatctgcagtttcatatgTCTCCCTCATCCCATGCCTTTTTATTTTTCCGGCCAATTTGCAGATTTTCCccacattaaattccatttgccgacTTACTGGACCTGTATCCTTTTTTATTAATCGatatatacggagtttgtacgttctccccgtgacctgcatgggttttctccgagatcttcggtttcctcccacactccaaagatgtacaggtatataggttaattggcttggtgaatgtaaaaattgttcctagtgtgtgtaggatagtgttagtgagcggggatcgctgggcggctcgaactcggtgggccgaagggcctgtttctgtgctgtatctctaaatctaaaaaatctaaaatatcatTTGGGAACAAAAAATAA encodes the following:
- the LOC144595044 gene encoding 52 kDa repressor of the inhibitor of the protein kinase-like isoform X2, which gives rise to MPNFCAAPNCSRGSTNYPDLPFFRFPRDPERCQKWVENCRRADLENRSAEQLHKQYRLCARHFEQYLICTNSPYRTVLKDNAVPTLFDLTSHLNKPEGKHRKHKLIKELTEEDLLRVKAPRTDGDVLRGLQCKQEPANELEKSDLEGATGLEDSALLQEPVSQTPEERENKEFLKVLFETLLLLGRQNVPLGGSGSENVGNLCSSPDNIQALLEFRMNAGDEVLRKRFETTAVNAVYCPKSLQKDLLDICEMCIREEVLREIRDSNFFSIITDDVINIAGVDFVTLLIRFIDESDSLRQEFVGFLPCELEGELLASRIHETLTEKWGLNMYYCRGQAYNGSGTMSYKKQVVVASILQQCPKALCTPCSSYPLNIWMAKSSLIFGINMVLNLMDNIVSFFCVSPQLQKVFEVGIDTAYQTNEEKAKELKKLFQVNWYERHNTFEILVDIYEVLVTCLDEISYDTCGRWNAAIVTQASMLSSTMRDFEIIVSLMVLKNVLSYTRAFGKNLQAQALDTYFASSTLTAVLHSLNEVRDNIEVYHEFWLEEATNLSFKMGIELKLPWRCRRPPQNEEMSEENPENYYKEAITAPFLDHIILEIEDMFAEQQLRALKCLSLVPSVMAQLKYNTGEENMADMYKDDLPNPETLSAELHCWKIKWKHRSRDVKLPSTISDTLRHPDIKFFPNVYTLLKIISNLPIIKLDTDKCDVGRRRLKAYLKATPAEERTSSLALIHINYDAKHDYDMMVDTYAKLYPEKMQLAHMADADGVQVEVNNRDGTQVEISSLAADTGPLYEVDGDCMEVVSHTMVSGIVLHHPSSGTILEACDASRGVIEVAQHPEGSTVELQQLPAGSTMIVTQHPAEGGVELQHHPQEAGPEAEPEPEQEPVGSNVEVLHHVEGTVVEVNGMEIQQGSEVNGMEIQHSSEVNGMEIQQGSEVNGMEIQQGSEVNGLALEHQVVEVSHHSDMRVVAFEAPLEGGTVELPHHVQEVAVTLQHHMEGGTVELQHHPEGRAEEMHHPETSAAGLSQHAEESVMQVDQYPEPSTADLQQPLEPIAIELPHQPEAVTAEILCHPESGQGDVQSGLEPVAADQLHPPEPGEAELQPSDTPMHQCPEPVVLEIQPQSVSVTTEMHQDPEPPSTEIQHHPQPSGPVIQHPSEAVISETQLHLESATSEVQHSEPCAMVIPSDLEPATATMQHYSEPVAEESSACVVQDHPEPAAAEVQQHPACVTAQIHQHPGSTIVVIQHHPEATVTEIHNHPLPSALMIPEHPAPDAAEITDHSDAGDSNAQQYPVPNVLELQSPDVVIEGCPQVDTVQLEHGSDAGTVEEVEVEHCTETVEIQEPPVDSTVEVDSVSVCTQDVNDEGIKILEAKNSEENSEMNISSVSNVNSSEVAVQ
- the LOC144595044 gene encoding 52 kDa repressor of the inhibitor of the protein kinase-like isoform X1 produces the protein MPNFCAAPNCSRKSTNCPEIPFFRFPKDPERCQKWVENCRRADLENRSAEQLHKQYRLCARHFEQYLICTNSPYRTVLKDNAVPTLFDLTSHLNKPEGKHRKHKLIKELTEEDLLRVKAPRTDGDVLRGLQCKQEPANELEKSDLEGATGLEDSALLQEPVSQTPEERENKEFLKVLFETLLLLGRQNVPLGGSGSENVGNLCSSPDNIQALLEFRMNAGDEVLRKRFETTAVNAVYCPKSLQKDLLDICEMCIREEVLREIRDSNFFSIITDDVINIAGVDFVTLLIRFIDESDSLRQEFVGFLPCELEGELLASRIHETLTEKWGLNMYYCRGQAYNGSGTMSYKKQVVVASILQQCPKALCTPCSSYPLNIWMAKSSLIFGINMVLNLMDNIVSFFCVSPQLQKVFEVGIDTAYQTNEEKAKELKKLFQVNWYERHNTFEILVDIYEVLVTCLDEISYDTCGRWNAAIVTQASMLSSTMRDFEIIVSLMVLKNVLSYTRAFGKNLQAQALDTYFASSTLTAVLHSLNEVRDNIEVYHEFWLEEATNLSFKMGIELKLPWRCRRPPQNEEMSEENPENYYKEAITAPFLDHIILEIEDMFAEQQLRALKCLSLVPSVMAQLKYNTGEENMADMYKDDLPNPETLSAELHCWKIKWKHRSRDVKLPSTISDTLRHPDIKFFPNVYTLLKIISNLPIIKLDTDKCDVGRRRLKAYLKATPAEERTSSLALIHINYDAKHDYDMMVDTYAKLYPEKMQLAHMADADGVQVEVNNRDGTQVEISSLAADTGPLYEVDGDCMEVVSHTMVSGIVLHHPSSGTILEACDASRGVIEVAQHPEGSTVELQQLPAGSTMIVTQHPAEGGVELQHHPQEAGPEAEPEPEQEPVGSNVEVLHHVEGTVVEVNGMEIQQGSEVNGMEIQHSSEVNGMEIQQGSEVNGMEIQQGSEVNGLALEHQVVEVSHHSDMRVVAFEAPLEGGTVELPHHVQEVAVTLQHHMEGGTVELQHHPEGRAEEMHHPETSAAGLSQHAEESVMQVDQYPEPSTADLQQPLEPIAIELPHQPEAVTAEILCHPESGQGDVQSGLEPVAADQLHPPEPGEAELQPSDTPMHQCPEPVVLEIQPQSVSVTTEMHQDPEPPSTEIQHHPQPSGPVIQHPSEAVISETQLHLESATSEVQHSEPCAMVIPSDLEPATATMQHYSEPVAEESSACVVQDHPEPAAAEVQQHPACVTAQIHQHPGSTIVVIQHHPEATVTEIHNHPLPSALMIPEHPAPDAAEITDHSDAGDSNAQQYPVPNVLELQSPDVVIEGCPQVDTVQLEHGSDAGTVEEVEVEHCTETVEIQEPPVDSTVEVDSVSVCTQDVNDEGIKILEAKNSEENSEMNISSVSNVNSSEVAVQ
- the LOC144595044 gene encoding 52 kDa repressor of the inhibitor of the protein kinase-like isoform X3; amino-acid sequence: MLRVCTIHRCILGQTFDLLNKYWCQKWVENCRRADLENRSAEQLHKQYRLCARHFEQYLICTNSPYRTVLKDNAVPTLFDLTSHLNKPEGKHRKHKLIKELTEEDLLRVKAPRTDGDVLRGLQCKQEPANELEKSDLEGATGLEDSALLQEPVSQTPEERENKEFLKVLFETLLLLGRQNVPLGGSGSENVGNLCSSPDNIQALLEFRMNAGDEVLRKRFETTAVNAVYCPKSLQKDLLDICEMCIREEVLREIRDSNFFSIITDDVINIAGVDFVTLLIRFIDESDSLRQEFVGFLPCELEGELLASRIHETLTEKWGLNMYYCRGQAYNGSGTMSYKKQVVVASILQQCPKALCTPCSSYPLNIWMAKSSLIFGINMVLNLMDNIVSFFCVSPQLQKVFEVGIDTAYQTNEEKAKELKKLFQVNWYERHNTFEILVDIYEVLVTCLDEISYDTCGRWNAAIVTQASMLSSTMRDFEIIVSLMVLKNVLSYTRAFGKNLQAQALDTYFASSTLTAVLHSLNEVRDNIEVYHEFWLEEATNLSFKMGIELKLPWRCRRPPQNEEMSEENPENYYKEAITAPFLDHIILEIEDMFAEQQLRALKCLSLVPSVMAQLKYNTGEENMADMYKDDLPNPETLSAELHCWKIKWKHRSRDVKLPSTISDTLRHPDIKFFPNVYTLLKIISNLPIIKLDTDKCDVGRRRLKAYLKATPAEERTSSLALIHINYDAKHDYDMMVDTYAKLYPEKMQLAHMADADGVQVEVNNRDGTQVEISSLAADTGPLYEVDGDCMEVVSHTMVSGIVLHHPSSGTILEACDASRGVIEVAQHPEGSTVELQQLPAGSTMIVTQHPAEGGVELQHHPQEAGPEAEPEPEQEPVGSNVEVLHHVEGTVVEVNGMEIQQGSEVNGMEIQHSSEVNGMEIQQGSEVNGMEIQQGSEVNGLALEHQVVEVSHHSDMRVVAFEAPLEGGTVELPHHVQEVAVTLQHHMEGGTVELQHHPEGRAEEMHHPETSAAGLSQHAEESVMQVDQYPEPSTADLQQPLEPIAIELPHQPEAVTAEILCHPESGQGDVQSGLEPVAADQLHPPEPGEAELQPSDTPMHQCPEPVVLEIQPQSVSVTTEMHQDPEPPSTEIQHHPQPSGPVIQHPSEAVISETQLHLESATSEVQHSEPCAMVIPSDLEPATATMQHYSEPVAEESSACVVQDHPEPAAAEVQQHPACVTAQIHQHPGSTIVVIQHHPEATVTEIHNHPLPSALMIPEHPAPDAAEITDHSDAGDSNAQQYPVPNVLELQSPDVVIEGCPQVDTVQLEHGSDAGTVEEVEVEHCTETVEIQEPPVDSTVEVDSVSVCTQDVNDEGIKILEAKNSEENSEMNISSVSNVNSSEVAVQ